tctgacgagaaaggtctgttgttcttcacgactgaatatcgccctctgagaatgtttcatgtactccttgaaccgaagttttcgaactttgttgatcaagagaaatcggtaggattgtggaattgtcttgccaaatccgcgaactgacggaagttctcgaccgagaatttatgctgggatttccaaaactcgtttgtgtgctaagtccgcgaactggcggaagttctcaacccgagaatttctgctgagtttggaaaactcaaccgattaacttaagtccgcgaacttgtttgtgaacttaagaggttatgatctaaagatgtgctctaaacatgaaacattaattattaaggaatgctttatgcaaaccgtggctataatgttcatgagacgattctaatcgaatcgaatcatctttgattcaattgcgtcttgtgtagttacatcagatctcataggaattgaacaactcttaactagttcatttgagtcaattgaactagttatggtgaagaagaacatgattaatatgagatgctcatatggttgacctttcgggttatcatgttgaaccaacatacgtgtactcgtttgggcatggttttctcaaacccagtaaacgtgtatccaagtgtgtgtgacaaactatgtctttcgatctaacggttgagagatattggcttgaatctaaatcaggttttcatccaacggtgaataaggattgctttgtacctaaggcaaaaccctgatttgaaaggatatatatagaagacatctagcattgagcaaacctaatccccacacgtgtgtgtgctactagtgcgctcgctagagtcgatctccattaactcttgattttcttctctaaactcgagttaacgacttaaagacttcattgggattgtgaagccagaccgatactacttttatcgaagttgtgtgatctgatctggcatcttctatcatacgagtacaatcgattgattggcttgagatcgtgagagttctccgataagaaatataaagaagtcacaaacatcttcgtctcactgtttgtgattcctcgacaatccgcttgtgtagtcaggaaggattgtagagaggtgattaattaataatcgctgttcttcgggaatataagtctggattttcaattggttcctgctaccttgattttatatctaaagacggaacaaaacctagggtttatccgtgggagacagatttatcctttcgatagacttttctgtgtgagacagattggcttattatcaagtctgtgattttgggttgcagcaactcttagttgtgggtgagatcatctaagggaatcaagtgcgcagtatcctgctgggatcagaggcgtaggagtacaactgtaccttgtatcagtgggagattggtagggttcaactatagatcagttcgAAGTtaccttggagtaggctagtgtctgtagcggcttaatacaatgtgtattcaatctggactaggtcccggggtttttctgcatttgcggtttcctcgttaacaaaacttaaatGATCACTTTGGTGCTTCTAATGATAAGAAATAAACGAAGCTAAAAGTATCGTTTTTCAGCTACAAGTTCATAGTGTCGTTCCAGGAAAAGACACTAAATCTACGGCACTTTCAGCTGCGGTCCCAAAGTGTCTTATATCTCGGTTATACGACACTTTCAGGCTATCTTGAAACGGCTTTTTTCCACTAGTGACATGTAAATGATGATTTTAGCTTCGTTTTTAGAGCAATTCTTTCTTCACATCAGTGGTGCTTCGTTCAATCTTCGATGGTTGGTTTATGACTTGTTATTCTAGAATCAAGAACATCAATGATTTAACACGACACTTCTTtgtgttcatcttcaacaaaagaAAATGACATCCAGGTTTTTCGTCAAATGTATAAGATTAAGGGCAAAAcacttatttatttttggaatatcTCTTATATTAAAGAAGGTAAACATCAAAATGGTTGGAACTGATTCCGGATTATACACTCCCTCGTCTTCTCAAATAGAATCTGGGTACCTTTGCGATATTTTGCTCTTTCATTTCACTATAACTGGTATATtatttgtatttgagttttgattttcttgtatttttatgttctttttcatcaaaataaaaaagaatataaaaattgAATGAAATGTGATCGGATTGTTCATCAAACTATTTTATTTCTAATTGGAGAGATTCCTAATAGGAAAAATTGAAATTGCTTTAAAAAAAACTTACGGAGACACTACTATAATACGTCGATCATTAATGACCCGATTTCGGAACTTGTTCAGCACCAACTTTTTTATCCATCAACATAAAAAATTAAGTAAAATTTTATTGTCAACCATCAAGCGGTCTGATTGGCTGGTATGTTCCCTCCCACTGCGGAGGTTGGGATTCGAACCCCGTAATTACCAGAAACTAACTCCTTATAAGGAGATGTACTAACTCCTATAAGGAGTTAAGTTAAGAATCTAGCTCTTGACCACTGTTCCAACATATCCAAAAAAAGTAAAATTCTACAaaatatttttctaaaaaaataaataaattagataATGTACTAACTCCTATATGGAGTTAAGTTAAGGATGTAGCACTTGACCACTGTTCCAAcctatctaaaaaaaaaaaagtaaaattctACAAAATGTTCTTctagaaaaaggaaaaataaacaagTTACCGGATTTTcataagaattaaaaaaaatactaCCAAACGGGGACTAAACCAAGGTATGTCCCGGTCCGGTGTATCTCATTTTATAACTTCTTAACGAAAGGGGAAGGgaaaagagagtgagagagatGGCGGGTGCATTTTGGGGGACAAGGTTTCTGGAGATAGTGAAGAAGCACGACTCAGGTGGGAAGGTCTGGAAAAAAATAAAGCTTACTCCTACTAGAAAAGCCAATGCCAAGAAGAGACTTCTTAGGGTTTGGCAGGTAAAACTAACCATTCTATTCCTTTTTATGATCTAGGGTTTTAGGCGTTTGGCAACAAAATTTTCATCTCTTCGTTGTATTTTGTTGTGAAATTAGTGATTTAGGTTTACCTTCCGAACGAATGATTGTATTGAGTTAGTGATTATTGGTGCAAATTTATATAGTCGAAGTTGAGGTACACTTCAGTTTCATTTGTTGTTCTGTGAGTAAGTGAGTTAGGTTTTATCATAATAG
This genomic stretch from Papaver somniferum cultivar HN1 chromosome 5, ASM357369v1, whole genome shotgun sequence harbors:
- the LOC113277319 gene encoding uncharacterized protein LOC113277319, with amino-acid sequence MAGAFWGTRFLEIVKKHDSGGKVWKKIKLTPTRKANAKKRLLRVWQNEAVLKALSAEPPSGSAVAGGTQKEEKSSNST